In Anthonomus grandis grandis chromosome 5, icAntGran1.3, whole genome shotgun sequence, the following are encoded in one genomic region:
- the LOC126736779 gene encoding zinc finger protein 26-like isoform X1: protein MSGTVVIFIHKLEDDQLVHTLKSENGEKPVKVIPLLDESDFHYFKNYDEEKLYFKYPSDDAEESLLINIVPNETDSDQSNNLTFKPNFPTLIRCQNCETNFPTKYQYQRHQCDFNFQNALITEESKCSDNETGGSEAKNNIFECTICFKIFASRGNLERHRATHNINGSNACEFCGKLFVSENRLKIHKENHCKKAGDISKFYRSDLTVYECKRCHEVFSSADNAYHHIATCLEALDNNDYHENNNCIETISTEILLQCEFCNRTFADKNLLLVHQRKHTTEKNYECVDCNQAFDSYSKAYPHWIKKCNEFSNVFYLPKLSFCEYCDRTFKTHDMLYNHKIKKKHYSPKLFVPKRNQLEKNSLNSCNGVPENKEDINQLIQDVLKSLEVPVSTGSFNADTGKQDAEKTGLNYDGSNSGNEIKESHSHGQAIVKREPESDDSNGDQTNNSSEKSYPSLSVPMTEAETDEASKEIARKKRRFTKQTGNNKKNDLLPNDGLRYQCEKCAQVFTCIPSLEQHRNTDHMDTFYCEECGQKVGSAKALLVHYRAHKSLKPYVCDTCGRSYSQTSHLWQHMRFHQGIKPFACPHEGCDARYTIRPDLKDHIRKVHTRERPFKCNVCNKSFLTGSVYYQHRLIHTNDRRYGCEICHKRFFRADALNNHKRIHTDERPYACKVCGREFRQKGDRNKHVKTQHPEHVTP from the exons ATGAGCGGTACCGTTGTGATTTTCATTCACAAACTAGAAGACGACCAACTGGTGCATACGTTGAAGAGCGAAAACGGCGAGAAACCCGTAAAGGTAATCCCATTACTAGACGAGTCCGATTTTcactatttcaaaaattacgATGAGGAAAAGCTATATTTCAAATACCCCAGTGATGACGCGGAGGAGtctcttcttattaacatcgtACCCAACGAAACCGATTCCGATCAGTCGAATAATTTAACATTCAAACCGAACTTTCCGACCCTTATAAGGTGTCAGAACTGCGAAACTAACTTCCCCACAAAGTACCAGTATCAGCGGCACCAATGCgatttcaattttcaaaatgccCTCATCACTGAGGAGTCCAAGTGCTCGGATAATGAAACCGGGGGATCTGAGgcgaaaaataacattttcgaGTGCACCATTTGTTTTAAGATATTCGCTAGCAGGGGCAACTTGGAGCGCCACCGAGCCACTCATAACATAAATGGAAGTAACGCATGTGAGTTTTGTGGAAAACTATTCGTTAGCGAGAACAGATTGAAGATTCACAAGGAAAATCATTGCAAGAAAGCCGGGGATATTTCGAAGTTTTACAGAAGCGACCTTACAGTTTATGAGTGTAAGAGGTGCCACGAAGTGTTTTCTTCTGCTGATAATGCTTATCACCATATTGCAACATGCTTGGAAGCATTGGATAATAACGATTATCACGAGAATAACAATTGCATCGAAACAATTTCCACAGAAATCCTGTTGCAATGCGAGTTCTGCAATCGGACTTTCGCGGACAAAAATCTCCTATTGGTGCATCAGCGTAAGCATACGACAGAGAAAAATTACGAATGCGTGGACTGTAATCAGGCCTTTGACTCATACTCGAAGGCTTACCCGCATTGGATTAAAAAATGCAACGAGTTCTCAAACGTTTTCTATTTACCGAAATTGTCGTTTTGCGAATACTGCGATCGGACTTTTAAAACCCACGATATGTTATATAATCATAAGATAAAGAAGAAGCACTATTCACCTAAACTATTCGTACCGAAGCGGAACCAATTGGAGAAGAACTCGTTGAATTCCTGCAATGGAGTACCAGAAAATAAGGAGGATATTAATCAGTTAATTCAGGATGTACTGAAGAGCTTGGAAGTGCCCGTTTCCACGGGATCTTTTAATGCTGATACTGGTAAGCAAGATGCTGAGAAAACTGGTTTGAATTATGATGGGAGCAACTCTGGAAATGAGATAAAAGAGTCTCATTCTCATGGACAAGCGATTGTAAAAAGAGAACCTGAAAGCGACGACTCAAATGG TGATCAAACCAACAATTCTAGCGAAAAGTCTTATCCGTCCTTATCAGTTCCAATGACCGAAGCGGAAACTGACGAAGCCTCCAAAGAAATCGCAAGAAAAAAACGAAGATTTACAAAACAAactggaaataataaaaagaacgaCTTACTGCCTAACGATGGGTTGCGTTATCAGTGCGAGAAATGCGCTCAAGTATTCACCTGCATCCCATCACTAGAACAACACCGGAATACCGATCATATGGATACGTTTTATTGCGAAGAATGTGGACAG AAAGTGGGTAGCGCCAAAGCTCTGCTGGTTCATTATAGAGCCCACAAGAGTCTGAAACCTTACGTTTGTGACACTTGTGGCAGAAGCTACTCCCAAACTTCTCATTTGTGGCAACACATGAGGTTTCACCAAG gTATAAAACCTTTTGCTTGCCCTCACGAGGGTTGTGACGCCAGATATACCATTAGGCCGGATTTGAAGGATCATATCCGGAAAGTTCATACCAGGGAGCGGCCATTTAAATGCAATGTGTGCAATAAGAGTTTCTTAACTGGTTCCGTTTATTATCAGCATCGGTTGATTCATACTAATGATAGAAGATATGGTTGTGAG ATTTGCCATAAAAGGTTTTTCCGGGCCGACGCCTTGAATAACCATAAGAGAATTCATACTGACGAGAGGCCATACGCTTGTAAGGTGTGCGGCAGGGAATTTAGGCAAAAGGGCGATCGTAATAAACATGTTAAAACTCAGCATCCTGAGCATGTTACACCTTGA
- the LOC126736779 gene encoding zinc finger protein 62 homolog isoform X2, with protein sequence MSGTVVIFIHKLEDDQLVHTLKSENGEKPVKVIPLLDESDFHYFKNYDEEKLYFKYPSDDAEESLLINIVPNETDSDQSNNLTFKPNFPTLIRCQNCETNFPTKYQYQRHQCDFNFQNALITEESKCSDNETGGSEAKNNIFECTICFKIFASRGNLERHRATHNINGSNACEFCGKLFVSENRLKIHKENHCKKAGDISKFYRSDLTVYECKRCHEVFSSADNAYHHIATCLEALDNNDYHENNNCIETISTEILLQCEFCNRTFADKNLLLVHQRKHTTEKNYECVDCNQAFDSYSKAYPHWIKKCNEFSNVFYLPKLSFCEYCDRTFKTHDMLYNHKIKKKHYSPKLFVPKRNQLEKNSLNSCNGVPENKEDINQLIQDVLKSLEVPVSTGSFNADTGKQDAEKTGLNYDGSNSGNEIKESHSHGQAIVKREPESDDSNGEKSYPSLSVPMTEAETDEASKEIARKKRRFTKQTGNNKKNDLLPNDGLRYQCEKCAQVFTCIPSLEQHRNTDHMDTFYCEECGQKVGSAKALLVHYRAHKSLKPYVCDTCGRSYSQTSHLWQHMRFHQGIKPFACPHEGCDARYTIRPDLKDHIRKVHTRERPFKCNVCNKSFLTGSVYYQHRLIHTNDRRYGCEICHKRFFRADALNNHKRIHTDERPYACKVCGREFRQKGDRNKHVKTQHPEHVTP encoded by the exons ATGAGCGGTACCGTTGTGATTTTCATTCACAAACTAGAAGACGACCAACTGGTGCATACGTTGAAGAGCGAAAACGGCGAGAAACCCGTAAAGGTAATCCCATTACTAGACGAGTCCGATTTTcactatttcaaaaattacgATGAGGAAAAGCTATATTTCAAATACCCCAGTGATGACGCGGAGGAGtctcttcttattaacatcgtACCCAACGAAACCGATTCCGATCAGTCGAATAATTTAACATTCAAACCGAACTTTCCGACCCTTATAAGGTGTCAGAACTGCGAAACTAACTTCCCCACAAAGTACCAGTATCAGCGGCACCAATGCgatttcaattttcaaaatgccCTCATCACTGAGGAGTCCAAGTGCTCGGATAATGAAACCGGGGGATCTGAGgcgaaaaataacattttcgaGTGCACCATTTGTTTTAAGATATTCGCTAGCAGGGGCAACTTGGAGCGCCACCGAGCCACTCATAACATAAATGGAAGTAACGCATGTGAGTTTTGTGGAAAACTATTCGTTAGCGAGAACAGATTGAAGATTCACAAGGAAAATCATTGCAAGAAAGCCGGGGATATTTCGAAGTTTTACAGAAGCGACCTTACAGTTTATGAGTGTAAGAGGTGCCACGAAGTGTTTTCTTCTGCTGATAATGCTTATCACCATATTGCAACATGCTTGGAAGCATTGGATAATAACGATTATCACGAGAATAACAATTGCATCGAAACAATTTCCACAGAAATCCTGTTGCAATGCGAGTTCTGCAATCGGACTTTCGCGGACAAAAATCTCCTATTGGTGCATCAGCGTAAGCATACGACAGAGAAAAATTACGAATGCGTGGACTGTAATCAGGCCTTTGACTCATACTCGAAGGCTTACCCGCATTGGATTAAAAAATGCAACGAGTTCTCAAACGTTTTCTATTTACCGAAATTGTCGTTTTGCGAATACTGCGATCGGACTTTTAAAACCCACGATATGTTATATAATCATAAGATAAAGAAGAAGCACTATTCACCTAAACTATTCGTACCGAAGCGGAACCAATTGGAGAAGAACTCGTTGAATTCCTGCAATGGAGTACCAGAAAATAAGGAGGATATTAATCAGTTAATTCAGGATGTACTGAAGAGCTTGGAAGTGCCCGTTTCCACGGGATCTTTTAATGCTGATACTGGTAAGCAAGATGCTGAGAAAACTGGTTTGAATTATGATGGGAGCAACTCTGGAAATGAGATAAAAGAGTCTCATTCTCATGGACAAGCGATTGTAAAAAGAGAACCTGAAAGCGACGACTCAAATGG CGAAAAGTCTTATCCGTCCTTATCAGTTCCAATGACCGAAGCGGAAACTGACGAAGCCTCCAAAGAAATCGCAAGAAAAAAACGAAGATTTACAAAACAAactggaaataataaaaagaacgaCTTACTGCCTAACGATGGGTTGCGTTATCAGTGCGAGAAATGCGCTCAAGTATTCACCTGCATCCCATCACTAGAACAACACCGGAATACCGATCATATGGATACGTTTTATTGCGAAGAATGTGGACAG AAAGTGGGTAGCGCCAAAGCTCTGCTGGTTCATTATAGAGCCCACAAGAGTCTGAAACCTTACGTTTGTGACACTTGTGGCAGAAGCTACTCCCAAACTTCTCATTTGTGGCAACACATGAGGTTTCACCAAG gTATAAAACCTTTTGCTTGCCCTCACGAGGGTTGTGACGCCAGATATACCATTAGGCCGGATTTGAAGGATCATATCCGGAAAGTTCATACCAGGGAGCGGCCATTTAAATGCAATGTGTGCAATAAGAGTTTCTTAACTGGTTCCGTTTATTATCAGCATCGGTTGATTCATACTAATGATAGAAGATATGGTTGTGAG ATTTGCCATAAAAGGTTTTTCCGGGCCGACGCCTTGAATAACCATAAGAGAATTCATACTGACGAGAGGCCATACGCTTGTAAGGTGTGCGGCAGGGAATTTAGGCAAAAGGGCGATCGTAATAAACATGTTAAAACTCAGCATCCTGAGCATGTTACACCTTGA
- the LOC126736724 gene encoding uncharacterized protein LOC126736724 produces the protein MGTFQRESWLYFGDKDVDKVSGVWKALHITIYIVIAINAFVTSMAAGNMFQTFKYNCILYCTNITFEQEFIPRDSIISPPIHKVVLRDVSSEELLLFNDTLNSDDTNSTYTDYGTDYGNTSLVTSTERSIEVESVIFKNDTHVFKNAKDSIKVLHARIDVRKSLFPAGFWCHFVLSVALITFIFGTFCTVILAMCSKGGKGRNNTLNRPQNMVYPIIVSSVLLGVLNLIGAIIVKNGMQEFCASFELFTDTKSCSSLINKFTLHERQGNFYLPYIVLANAFNITVILFLGQLIVTILRVVYAVDYQLYATELPEDDEEPVIEVEDGRVVIENGKRVKLPPDEVSDREEAL, from the exons ctcTCCATATAACCATCTACATAGTAATAGCAATAAACGCTTTCGTAACCTCCATGGCAGCAGGAAACATGTTTCAAACCTTCAAGTACAACTGCATCTTATACTGCACAAACATCACTTTTGAGCAAGAATTTATTCCAAGAGATTCCATCATTAGTCCACCAATTCACAAAGTAGTCTTAAGGGATGTGAGTTCAGAAGAACTTTTGCTGTTTAATGATACTCTTAATAGTGATGATACAAATTCAACTTATACTGATTACGGTACAGATTATGGAAATACTTCTCTAGTTACATCAACAGAAAGGTCCATAGAAGTTGAATCAGTGATATTCAAAAACGATACTCATGTCTTCAAAAATGCGAAGGATTCTATAAAAGTTTTACATGCTAGAATCGACGTGAGAAAATCATTATTCCCAGCAGGTTTTTGGTGCCATTTCGTCTTGAGTGTTGCATTAATTACCTTCATATTTGGCACCTTTTGCACCGTGATTTTGGCCATGTGTTCCAAAGGGGGAAAGGGACGTAACAATAC GCTTAATAGACCACAGAATATGGTTTACCCCATTATAGTCTCATCAGTTCTGTTAGGGGTACTTAACCTGATAGGGGCCATCATTGTCAAAAATGGGATGCAAGAGTTTTGTGCCAGTTTTGAATTATTCACTGACACCAAAAG TTGTTCATCGTTAATCAACAAATTTACTCTACATGAAAGACAAGGGAATTTCTATCTCCCATATATAGTCCTGGCAAATGCCTTCAATATCACCGTAATACTATTCTTAGGTCAACTGATTGTGACTATTTTAAGGGTCGTTTATGCAGTTGATTATCAGTTGTACGCTACTGAGTTGCCTGAAGACGATGAAGAGCCGGTCATTGAGGTTGAAGATGGACGAGTTGTGATAGAGAATGGTAAAAGAGTGAAGTTGCCTCCGGATGAAGTTAGTGATAGAGAAGAAGCTTTGTGA